Proteins co-encoded in one Pithys albifrons albifrons isolate INPA30051 chromosome 14, PitAlb_v1, whole genome shotgun sequence genomic window:
- the CD99L2 gene encoding CD99 antigen-like protein 2 isoform X2 → MAGRRLLGLLLALFALLGTATPKGPRKPAGGTDFDLLDYFDTPLETTTKPAKPTPKPFPGPGKPDNSFWDVIHTTTTKRPKTTRAPPKHNPGKNPMDFDLADALDDKNDRKDPGRPDVRPGEGFSDDDLASVADSDYRPDKKKGAEGNTDDSYSGVAETGTIAGIASGLAMALIGAVSSYISYQQKKFCFSIQQGLNAEYVKGENMEAVVSEEPQVKYSVLETQSAEPPKQDSAKI, encoded by the exons CCACTCCCAAGGGCCCCAGAAAGCCTGCAGGTGGAACAG ACTTTGATTTGCTTGATTACTTTGACACACCTCTGGAGACTACCACCAAACCAGCCAAGCCGACTCCAAAGCCTTTCCCCGGGCCAGGGAAACCAG ACAACAGCTTTTGGGATGTCATCCACACCACCACGACCAAGCGGCCAAAAACTACGAGAGCCCCTCCTAAGCATAACCCAG GAAAGAATCCTATGGATTTTGACTTGGCTGATGCCCTTGATGATAAGAATGACAGGAAAGATCCTGGGAGGCCAGATGTAAGGCCAGGTGAAG GGTTTTCAGATGATGACCTGGCCAGCGTTGCAGACAGCGACTACAGGCCAGACAAGAAGAAAG GTGCCGAGGGCAACACTGACGACAGCTACAGTGGAG TGGCGGAGACAGGGACTATTGCTGGCATTGCCAGTGGCCTGGCCATGGCGCTCATCGGGGCCGTCTCCAGCTACATCTCCTACCAGCAAAAGAAGTTCTGTTTCAGCATCCAGC AGGGACTTAACGCGGAGTATgtgaaaggagaaaacatgGAAGCTGTTGTAAGCGAGGAGCCCCAAG TTAAATATTCAGTCCTGGAAACGCAGTCAGCAGAACCACCAAAACAAGACAGTGCGAAGATATAA
- the CD99L2 gene encoding CD99 antigen-like protein 2 isoform X1 has protein sequence MAGRRLLGLLLALFALLGTGHGDDAGDFSLEDALFDLTTKRPTPKGPRKPAGGTDFDLLDYFDTPLETTTKPAKPTPKPFPGPGKPDNSFWDVIHTTTTKRPKTTRAPPKHNPGKNPMDFDLADALDDKNDRKDPGRPDVRPGEGFSDDDLASVADSDYRPDKKKGAEGNTDDSYSGVAETGTIAGIASGLAMALIGAVSSYISYQQKKFCFSIQQGLNAEYVKGENMEAVVSEEPQVKYSVLETQSAEPPKQDSAKI, from the exons GTCATGGGGATGATGCAGGTGACTTCAGCCTAGAAGATGCCCTGTTTGACCTCACCACCAAGCGAC CCACTCCCAAGGGCCCCAGAAAGCCTGCAGGTGGAACAG ACTTTGATTTGCTTGATTACTTTGACACACCTCTGGAGACTACCACCAAACCAGCCAAGCCGACTCCAAAGCCTTTCCCCGGGCCAGGGAAACCAG ACAACAGCTTTTGGGATGTCATCCACACCACCACGACCAAGCGGCCAAAAACTACGAGAGCCCCTCCTAAGCATAACCCAG GAAAGAATCCTATGGATTTTGACTTGGCTGATGCCCTTGATGATAAGAATGACAGGAAAGATCCTGGGAGGCCAGATGTAAGGCCAGGTGAAG GGTTTTCAGATGATGACCTGGCCAGCGTTGCAGACAGCGACTACAGGCCAGACAAGAAGAAAG GTGCCGAGGGCAACACTGACGACAGCTACAGTGGAG TGGCGGAGACAGGGACTATTGCTGGCATTGCCAGTGGCCTGGCCATGGCGCTCATCGGGGCCGTCTCCAGCTACATCTCCTACCAGCAAAAGAAGTTCTGTTTCAGCATCCAGC AGGGACTTAACGCGGAGTATgtgaaaggagaaaacatgGAAGCTGTTGTAAGCGAGGAGCCCCAAG TTAAATATTCAGTCCTGGAAACGCAGTCAGCAGAACCACCAAAACAAGACAGTGCGAAGATATAA